A window of Christiangramia forsetii KT0803 contains these coding sequences:
- a CDS encoding HesA/MoeB/ThiF family protein, translating to MRYDRQITLDEVGDSGQEKLSNSSVLIIGVGGLGCPAAQYLVGAGIGKIALMDHDKVSISNLHRQVLYNENDIGRSKAMVSQEKLQQLNSEIEIVAIDEALSIENAEKLFSQYDLILDGTDNFETKYLINDACILANKPWVYASIYKNEGQLSVFNYQNGPSYRCLFPKTTRNNVSCEATGVLGVVPGIFGMLQAMEVLKILLGVGNLLSGKLKISNLLIGSEQIMNIQKREKEIEKIRESGIIPVIIECKINDNTRLYLDIREIFEQPKITSEKVIQIPMSDLDERLWEIPKEEEIFVFCQSGKRSKKIVDLLKAEYGFENLNNVEGGIETIIYG from the coding sequence ATGAGATACGACAGACAAATAACCTTAGATGAAGTTGGAGATTCCGGACAGGAAAAACTCAGCAATAGCAGTGTGCTCATAATTGGTGTGGGCGGACTTGGTTGCCCTGCTGCACAATATCTTGTGGGAGCAGGTATTGGAAAGATCGCATTGATGGATCACGATAAAGTTTCCATCAGCAATTTGCATCGCCAAGTTTTATATAATGAGAATGATATTGGAAGATCGAAAGCTATGGTTAGTCAGGAAAAACTGCAGCAATTAAATAGTGAGATCGAAATAGTTGCCATTGATGAAGCTCTGAGTATTGAAAATGCAGAAAAGCTTTTTAGTCAATATGATCTTATCCTTGACGGAACGGATAATTTTGAGACCAAATACCTTATCAATGATGCCTGTATTTTAGCTAATAAACCCTGGGTTTATGCTTCGATCTATAAAAATGAAGGTCAGTTATCTGTTTTTAATTATCAAAATGGACCATCGTATAGATGTCTTTTTCCTAAGACTACCAGAAACAATGTGAGTTGTGAAGCCACAGGTGTTCTGGGAGTAGTTCCAGGAATCTTTGGAATGCTTCAGGCGATGGAAGTTTTAAAGATTCTATTAGGAGTTGGAAATTTGCTTTCCGGAAAACTGAAAATATCCAATTTGCTAATTGGTTCAGAACAAATTATGAATATTCAGAAAAGGGAAAAAGAAATCGAAAAGATCAGGGAAAGTGGAATTATTCCGGTGATAATTGAATGTAAGATCAATGACAATACAAGACTATATCTAGATATCCGTGAAATTTTTGAGCAACCCAAGATCACTTCAGAAAAAGTGATACAAATACCGATGAGTGATCTAGATGAAAGACTTTGGGAAATTCCGAAAGAAGAAGAGATTTTCGTCTTTTGCCAGTCTGGTAAACGAAGTAAGAAAATAGTAGACCTATTGAAAGCCGAATACGGTTTCGAGAATCTAAACAATGTAGAAGGAGGGATAGAAACAATAATATATGGATAA
- a CDS encoding molybdenum cofactor biosynthesis protein MoaE — translation MDKNKPKKVFVQGAIPPEKIATSIANHQSKTNIGAHSIFLGQIRADKTDGKTVSAIHYSAYEEMAENVFHEIREAAFLRFNITCAHIYHSLGEVKTGEICLFVFTSSAHRKIAIEACNYFVEEIKANVPIFGKEIFEDETHQWKVNK, via the coding sequence ATGGATAAGAATAAACCAAAAAAAGTATTTGTACAGGGCGCAATTCCCCCAGAAAAGATTGCGACTTCCATTGCGAACCATCAGTCTAAAACTAACATTGGTGCGCATAGCATCTTTTTAGGTCAGATTCGAGCAGATAAAACTGATGGAAAAACAGTGAGCGCTATCCATTATTCAGCATACGAGGAAATGGCAGAGAATGTCTTTCATGAGATAAGAGAAGCGGCCTTTTTAAGATTTAATATTACTTGTGCGCATATCTATCATAGTCTAGGCGAAGTGAAAACCGGGGAAATATGTCTTTTTGTATTTACATCTTCGGCACATAGAAAGATTGCCATAGAAGCCTGCAATTATTTTGTAGAAGAGATCAAGGCTAATGTGCCAATTTTCGGGAAAGAGATTTTTGAAGATGAAACCCATCAATGGAAAGTTAATAAATAA
- the moaCB gene encoding bifunctional molybdenum cofactor biosynthesis protein MoaC/MoaB: protein MVDITHKINTLREATAIAIVRTSSEETIKAIQRNSVPKGNVFEMAKAAGLLGVKKTPDLLPDCHPMPIEYTGIEYEINGHEIKISMTVKTIYKTGVEVEAMHGASIVALTIYDMLKPIDKNVEIGTIKLQQKKGGKSSYKIDAEGLTAKVVVCSDTISKGKGKDKAGKAIVSKLEELGIKAEKVIIPDEAEEITSALIKAETELVIFTGGTGVGPRDVTPETIESLLDLRLKGVEEQMRNYGQQRMPYAMLSRSVAGIVKDKVVLALPGSTKGAAECMDAIFPHVLHIFKVIEGKRHD, encoded by the coding sequence ATGGTTGATATTACCCATAAGATAAATACGTTGAGAGAAGCGACCGCGATTGCAATCGTACGAACTTCCAGCGAAGAAACGATCAAGGCAATCCAGAGAAACAGCGTTCCGAAGGGGAATGTATTTGAAATGGCTAAAGCTGCAGGTTTACTTGGGGTTAAGAAAACTCCAGATCTTTTACCAGATTGCCATCCGATGCCTATAGAATATACTGGAATTGAATACGAGATCAACGGACACGAGATCAAGATCTCTATGACCGTTAAAACTATTTACAAGACAGGCGTAGAGGTTGAAGCAATGCATGGAGCCAGTATCGTGGCCTTGACGATTTATGACATGCTAAAACCAATTGATAAGAATGTCGAAATAGGTACGATCAAACTTCAGCAGAAAAAGGGCGGAAAATCTTCTTATAAAATAGATGCCGAAGGGCTTACTGCAAAAGTAGTGGTGTGTTCAGATACTATTTCCAAAGGAAAAGGAAAAGATAAAGCCGGGAAAGCGATCGTTTCCAAATTGGAAGAATTAGGTATTAAAGCTGAAAAGGTCATCATTCCAGATGAAGCAGAAGAAATCACTTCAGCCTTAATTAAAGCAGAGACCGAGTTGGTTATTTTCACCGGTGGCACGGGCGTTGGTCCACGGGATGTAACGCCTGAAACCATTGAATCGTTACTGGATCTTCGGTTAAAAGGAGTGGAGGAGCAAATGCGGAATTATGGTCAGCAGCGCATGCCATATGCGATGTTATCAAGATCTGTTGCGGGGATTGTAAAAGACAAAGTTGTGCTAGCGTTGCCGGGATCAACGAAAGGAGCTGCAGAATGCATGGATGCGATATTTCCACATGTATTGCACATTTTTAAAGTGATAGAAGGAAAAAGACATGATTGA
- the moaA gene encoding GTP 3',8-cyclase MoaA has product MIEEKKQIVDNFGRKHTYLRISLTDRCNLRCFYCMPEEGIELMEKSSIMTIEEIIELATKFRDLGVDTIRLTGGEPLVRKNFGYLVEELAKLGVTLKITTNGIMLDRYLELFQKIGLKKINLSLDTLNKARSVFITKRDYFDRIWKNIQQALEMDMEVKLNIVLIKTVNDKEINDFIELTKHKNLTVKFIEFMPFKGNKWDWSKGVGKQEILDTISEKFGSIKELENPKHSTSTNFKVPGHVGNFAIVSTITNPFCSECNRIRVTADGKMKNCLFANSETDLLTPLRNGEKMEELIINAIKTKKYSRDGMDVKMDADHYENNRSMISIGG; this is encoded by the coding sequence ATGATTGAAGAGAAAAAGCAAATAGTAGATAATTTTGGACGAAAACATACCTATCTCAGGATTTCCCTGACCGACAGGTGTAATCTTCGATGTTTTTACTGTATGCCGGAGGAAGGGATCGAGCTGATGGAGAAATCCAGTATAATGACCATCGAAGAAATCATTGAACTCGCTACCAAATTCAGAGATTTGGGGGTGGATACGATTCGACTAACCGGTGGCGAGCCCTTGGTGCGTAAGAATTTTGGATACCTGGTGGAGGAATTGGCAAAACTGGGTGTGACCTTAAAGATCACCACCAACGGAATTATGTTAGATAGATACCTGGAACTTTTTCAGAAGATAGGTTTGAAAAAGATCAATCTTAGCCTGGATACTTTGAATAAAGCAAGATCGGTTTTTATTACCAAGCGTGATTACTTTGATCGTATCTGGAAAAATATTCAGCAGGCATTGGAAATGGATATGGAAGTGAAGCTGAATATTGTCCTCATCAAAACTGTGAATGACAAAGAGATCAATGATTTTATTGAGCTCACCAAACATAAAAACCTGACCGTTAAATTTATTGAATTCATGCCATTTAAAGGTAATAAATGGGACTGGAGTAAAGGAGTGGGGAAACAGGAAATTCTGGATACTATTTCTGAAAAGTTTGGAAGTATTAAGGAACTGGAAAACCCGAAACATAGTACATCTACCAATTTTAAAGTTCCGGGACATGTGGGGAATTTTGCCATTGTAAGTACGATCACCAATCCATTTTGCAGTGAATGCAATCGTATTCGGGTGACGGCCGACGGGAAGATGAAGAACTGTCTTTTTGCCAATTCTGAGACCGATCTGCTTACGCCACTTCGGAATGGGGAGAAAATGGAAGAGTTGATTATAAATGCGATCAAAACCAAAAAATATTCCCGTGACGGGATGGATGTAAAAATGGATGCCGATCACTATGAAAATAACCGTTCAATGATCTCAATAGGTGGATAA
- the glp gene encoding gephyrin-like molybdotransferase Glp: MVRIEEAIKIIQDQDIKLKTEIRKLINCLGFSISEDFVAPFAMPSFDNSAMDGYALCGIIQEYKIVGEVAAGNISEIDLKEGEAVRIFTGAKVPENTTAVMMQEKAKVNGDKLILEEQPKEGQSIRRKGGQLEEGQLVFEKGYAITPAGIGMIASLGIEKVEVYKKPVINLITTGDELITPGKFKKEGQIYESNSYALAVACEQFGFPVQHRLQIEDNFESIKSGIKKSIENTDILILSGGISVGDYDFVKQALEENGVEEQFYKVFQKPGKPLFFGRKENKFVFALPGNPASSLSCFYIYVLPFLQKFSGFQECGLPKYSFSISHDFENRSDRPSFLKAKVINDNVQILDGQGSSMIQSMAKGNALAFIDAETSAKKGDQIDCYLIS; this comes from the coding sequence ATGGTAAGAATTGAAGAGGCTATAAAGATCATTCAAGATCAGGATATTAAATTGAAAACTGAAATTAGAAAACTTATTAATTGTCTTGGATTTTCCATTTCCGAAGATTTTGTCGCGCCTTTCGCCATGCCTTCTTTCGATAATTCTGCGATGGATGGTTATGCCTTATGCGGAATCATTCAAGAATATAAAATTGTTGGTGAAGTTGCTGCTGGAAACATAAGTGAGATCGATTTGAAAGAAGGCGAGGCCGTGCGGATCTTTACCGGGGCAAAAGTTCCAGAAAACACGACCGCCGTGATGATGCAGGAAAAGGCCAAAGTAAATGGCGATAAATTGATCCTGGAGGAGCAACCAAAAGAAGGGCAGAGTATTCGGAGGAAAGGTGGGCAACTGGAAGAAGGTCAGCTGGTTTTTGAAAAAGGTTATGCGATCACTCCCGCAGGAATTGGGATGATAGCAAGCCTGGGAATTGAAAAAGTAGAGGTCTATAAAAAACCGGTCATCAATTTGATCACCACGGGGGATGAACTGATTACTCCCGGAAAATTTAAAAAGGAAGGACAGATCTACGAATCCAATAGCTATGCGCTGGCAGTTGCATGTGAGCAATTCGGATTTCCTGTACAACATAGATTACAGATCGAGGACAATTTTGAATCCATAAAATCTGGAATAAAAAAATCTATTGAAAATACTGATATTCTAATCCTTTCCGGCGGAATTTCAGTAGGAGACTATGATTTTGTAAAACAGGCGCTTGAAGAAAATGGAGTAGAGGAGCAGTTTTATAAAGTGTTTCAGAAACCTGGGAAACCATTGTTTTTCGGAAGAAAAGAAAATAAATTTGTTTTTGCACTCCCAGGAAACCCGGCCTCTTCGCTAAGTTGTTTTTATATCTATGTGTTACCATTTCTTCAAAAATTCAGTGGTTTTCAAGAATGCGGATTACCAAAATATTCTTTTTCCATAAGTCATGATTTTGAAAACAGATCAGATCGGCCTTCGTTTCTAAAAGCGAAAGTCATTAACGATAATGTTCAAATTCTGGATGGGCAGGGTTCTTCGATGATACAGTCGATGGCAAAAGGTAATGCTCTGGCTTTTATAGATGCTGAAACTTCAGCAAAAAAAGGAGATCAAATTGATTGTTATTTAATTTCATAG
- a CDS encoding sulfite exporter TauE/SafE family protein encodes MPLEYLPVIFFFIALFYSSVGFGGGSSYLAILSLFLTDFYEIRSTALILNICVVTIGTIIFIKNNVLKPKLIWPFFIFSFPMAYLGAMVKLSETVFFLILGSALILAGIFMILKFVNSKLESQEFSYLKKFALGGSIGLLSGISGIGGGIFLSPFLNLLKWKDPRTIASLASVFILVNSIAGVVGLKVAGTFRLDYHLVVQLIIGVAFGGSIGSYLSNKKFDLKLLRILTAILVFYVGVRLVLFNGFGVRI; translated from the coding sequence ATGCCCTTAGAATATTTGCCTGTCATTTTTTTCTTTATCGCGTTGTTCTATAGTTCGGTTGGTTTTGGCGGCGGATCCAGTTACCTGGCCATTTTGAGCCTTTTTTTAACCGACTTCTACGAAATTCGGTCAACTGCCTTAATTTTGAATATTTGTGTGGTCACAATTGGTACAATTATATTCATAAAAAATAACGTCTTAAAGCCCAAACTGATCTGGCCTTTTTTTATTTTTAGTTTTCCCATGGCTTATCTGGGTGCTATGGTAAAATTATCTGAAACTGTATTTTTTCTGATTTTGGGAAGTGCGCTGATACTAGCAGGAATTTTTATGATCTTGAAATTTGTAAATAGTAAACTTGAATCCCAGGAATTTTCATATCTGAAGAAGTTTGCATTGGGAGGAAGCATTGGGTTACTTTCGGGTATTTCCGGAATTGGTGGCGGTATATTTTTATCTCCGTTTTTGAACCTGTTAAAATGGAAAGATCCCAGAACAATAGCTTCGCTAGCTTCAGTATTTATTCTGGTGAATTCCATAGCGGGAGTTGTAGGCCTGAAAGTAGCCGGAACTTTTCGGTTGGATTATCATCTGGTAGTACAACTAATTATCGGGGTAGCTTTTGGCGGAAGTATAGGTTCTTACCTTTCAAATAAAAAGTTTGACCTGAAATTACTGCGAATTCTAACCGCTATTTTGGTTTTTTATGTAGGCGTCAGACTGGTGTTATTTAACGGTTTTGGAGTACGTATTTAA
- a CDS encoding M57 family metalloprotease: MIKRFLFLSVIATSLSITSCQKEEAGNKATVENDVAKADQELVVTDAVREKVKELNFNSKHIEVITQKNLNGESESVFQIEGDILMSQETLSEMEPGDITNKQYRTYNLVSSPRNVNVIGYTGGAGQGLTSKQRSALQRAVNNYNALNIGLNFTLTFGTNYQAYDIVVYQTQNGQAGGVAGFPSNGNPYKFIQIYSGMENYSTATNEHVMTHEMGHTLGMRHTDWFSRQSCGQSGESANPDGAVHIPGTPTGYDSNSVMLSCFSSSESGNFGYYDEVALEYLY; encoded by the coding sequence ATGATTAAAAGATTTCTATTTTTATCTGTGATTGCTACTTCATTAAGCATCACTTCCTGCCAGAAAGAAGAAGCAGGAAACAAAGCAACCGTAGAAAATGATGTTGCAAAAGCCGACCAGGAATTAGTAGTAACAGATGCGGTTAGAGAAAAAGTGAAAGAACTTAATTTTAACTCTAAACATATTGAAGTTATTACGCAAAAAAATCTAAACGGTGAAAGCGAATCGGTTTTCCAAATTGAAGGAGATATTTTAATGAGTCAGGAGACTCTTTCAGAAATGGAACCTGGAGATATCACCAACAAGCAGTACCGCACCTACAACCTTGTAAGTAGCCCAAGAAACGTTAATGTTATTGGATACACCGGAGGCGCTGGACAGGGTTTAACGTCTAAGCAAAGATCTGCCCTACAACGTGCTGTAAATAATTATAATGCACTTAACATTGGACTTAATTTCACCCTAACTTTTGGAACCAATTATCAGGCTTACGATATTGTGGTTTACCAAACTCAAAATGGCCAGGCAGGTGGTGTAGCCGGCTTTCCAAGTAACGGAAATCCATATAAATTCATCCAAATTTACAGCGGAATGGAAAATTACAGCACCGCTACAAATGAGCACGTGATGACACATGAGATGGGTCACACTCTAGGAATGCGCCATACAGACTGGTTTAGCCGTCAGAGTTGTGGTCAGAGCGGAGAAAGTGCTAATCCTGATGGAGCTGTACATATTCCCGGAACCCCAACTGGATATGACTCCAACTCTGTAATGCTGTCTTGTTTCAGTTCTTCAGAATCTGGAAACTTTGGATACTATGATGAAGTTGCTTTGGAGTATCTATACTAA
- a CDS encoding tetratricopeptide repeat-containing sensor histidine kinase, protein MLVFSCSGSEERQIDTSTQKSFDSIKVYIIQNNLGPLEVDSLLKTITLDSVRLNLLQDLSLHYLLLENDSTKFRLYNKRTSKLSQNFDFKKIEADSYWDLGFFFTKRNILDSAYLNYYRAYKLYRSEEQNDLAGKMLLNMAISQEKVKDYLGSEITTVESLKILPADQKKQIYRAYNNLAVVANGLENYSQALKYHERALEIAQSINDKKLIAQSLNNKGFVYQNMGHFGQALIEFKRAIVIEDLKKLDIQLFAIVLENISFTELKLGRHDNFLKTSDYVLKIRDSLKHETGIIASKINRAQYFSKISDTVKTIQLLEEAKYLSKSIKSTKYELRSLKELAEIDRINSTEYLKEFIAINDSLLKEERSIRNKFARIRYETDQYIEETELLSQQKFWISITALITTCGLILLYYYREQYNKFKKLRLQKEQQESNERIYNLLLNQQTKLEEGRQEERKRISGDLHDGILGRLFGTRMGLGFLKPYANSNRIDDYLLELQNIEKDIRNISHNLSTDISDSSESFHNLIDQLVKEKNEISKISFNYHFEESFDFDQISNDVKINLYRLVQECLQNAIKHSKAKNVFVTFRSAQNFLYLTIEDDGQGFDIKKKKKGIGLSNMKFRVHKLGGNMNLKSSGQGTSFIFKIAILKDETV, encoded by the coding sequence ATGTTAGTCTTTTCCTGTTCAGGTTCAGAGGAGAGACAGATCGATACATCTACACAAAAAAGTTTTGATTCTATTAAGGTTTATATAATTCAGAATAACTTGGGTCCGCTTGAGGTGGATAGTTTATTGAAAACTATAACATTAGATTCTGTTAGGTTAAACCTGCTTCAAGATTTATCTCTCCATTATTTATTATTAGAGAACGACTCAACTAAGTTTAGACTTTATAATAAACGGACGAGCAAATTATCTCAAAATTTCGATTTCAAGAAAATAGAAGCCGATTCTTACTGGGATTTAGGTTTTTTCTTTACTAAGAGAAACATATTAGATAGTGCTTACTTAAATTACTACAGAGCCTATAAATTATATAGATCAGAAGAACAAAATGACCTTGCTGGTAAGATGTTACTGAATATGGCTATCTCACAGGAAAAGGTTAAGGACTACTTAGGGAGCGAAATAACGACCGTAGAATCCCTCAAAATTTTACCTGCAGATCAAAAAAAACAGATATATAGGGCATATAATAATCTTGCAGTAGTGGCCAATGGACTCGAAAATTATAGCCAGGCATTAAAATATCATGAAAGAGCATTAGAAATAGCGCAGTCTATAAATGATAAAAAATTGATTGCCCAATCATTAAATAATAAAGGTTTCGTATATCAAAATATGGGTCATTTTGGACAGGCACTGATTGAATTTAAAAGGGCTATAGTAATTGAAGACCTAAAAAAACTGGATATTCAGCTTTTTGCAATTGTTTTAGAAAATATATCATTTACCGAGCTGAAATTAGGAAGGCATGATAATTTTTTAAAAACTTCTGATTATGTTTTAAAAATCCGAGACAGTTTAAAACACGAAACAGGAATTATAGCTAGTAAGATTAACCGAGCTCAATATTTCAGTAAAATTAGTGATACCGTAAAAACAATACAGCTTCTTGAAGAGGCTAAATATTTATCCAAGTCAATAAAAAGTACTAAATATGAATTGAGGTCACTAAAGGAATTAGCTGAAATTGATAGAATAAATTCTACTGAATATTTGAAGGAGTTTATTGCGATAAATGATAGTCTTTTAAAAGAAGAGCGATCTATACGTAACAAGTTTGCGCGTATTCGTTATGAGACAGATCAATATATTGAAGAAACCGAATTGCTGAGTCAGCAAAAATTCTGGATTTCTATAACAGCACTGATTACTACCTGTGGATTAATTCTCCTTTATTATTATAGAGAACAATACAATAAGTTCAAGAAATTAAGATTGCAAAAGGAACAACAGGAATCTAATGAAAGAATTTATAATCTTTTGCTAAATCAACAAACTAAACTGGAAGAGGGGCGTCAGGAGGAACGAAAACGAATTTCAGGGGATCTTCACGATGGTATTCTGGGAAGATTATTTGGTACTAGAATGGGGCTTGGTTTTTTAAAACCATACGCTAATTCAAATAGAATAGATGACTACTTACTGGAGCTTCAGAATATTGAGAAAGACATTAGAAATATAAGCCATAATCTATCTACAGATATTTCTGATTCATCTGAGAGTTTTCATAATTTAATTGATCAATTGGTTAAAGAAAAGAACGAGATTTCAAAGATTTCCTTTAATTATCACTTCGAGGAAAGTTTTGATTTTGATCAAATATCTAATGACGTAAAGATCAATTTGTATAGATTAGTTCAGGAATGTTTGCAAAATGCAATTAAACATTCTAAAGCTAAAAATGTTTTTGTTACTTTTCGTTCGGCCCAAAATTTCTTGTATCTAACTATAGAAGATGATGGACAGGGATTTGATATCAAAAAGAAGAAAAAAGGTATAGGTTTGAGTAATATGAAGTTTCGAGTACATAAATTAGGAGGAAATATGAATTTAAAATCTTCTGGGCAGGGAACAAGCTTTATTTTTAAAATAGCGATCTTGAAAGATGAAACAGTTTAA
- a CDS encoding response regulator, with the protein MKQFKVLIIDDHPLIANAYQQALEEVFIKSDLELNTIFATTIDEAHEIIEDPNTFDRIDIVFLDIRLPKGKNLKIISGEDLGILMRKKYPKKKLVVATTFNDNYRIHSILKNIDPDGFLVKNDLTPAELVCAIQVLLSEPPFYSKTVLKMLRKQISDEALLDHTDRRLLYEISIGTKMKELPNILPLSKAGIERRKRNLRLVFEVENGSDRDLVFQAKERGFI; encoded by the coding sequence ATGAAACAGTTTAAAGTTCTTATAATTGATGATCATCCATTAATAGCGAATGCTTATCAGCAGGCTTTGGAGGAAGTGTTCATTAAGTCTGATTTAGAGTTGAATACAATATTCGCCACGACTATTGATGAGGCCCACGAAATTATTGAAGACCCCAATACATTTGATAGAATTGATATTGTTTTTCTTGATATTAGGCTCCCAAAAGGGAAAAATCTTAAAATAATATCAGGGGAAGATTTGGGTATTTTGATGAGAAAAAAATATCCAAAAAAGAAACTTGTTGTTGCTACCACGTTTAATGATAATTACAGGATTCATAGCATTCTGAAGAATATAGATCCAGATGGATTTCTTGTAAAAAATGATCTTACTCCGGCAGAGTTGGTATGTGCTATCCAGGTGCTTCTTTCAGAACCACCTTTTTATAGTAAAACTGTTTTGAAAATGTTGCGAAAGCAGATTAGTGATGAAGCTCTGTTAGATCATACAGATCGTAGATTACTATATGAAATTTCAATTGGTACTAAAATGAAAGAGTTACCAAATATATTGCCACTTTCAAAGGCAGGAATTGAACGTAGAAAGCGTAACCTGAGACTTGTGTTTGAGGTAGAAAATGGTTCAGATAGAGATTTGGTGTTTCAGGCTAAAGAGCGGGGATTTATTTAG